Within the Metasolibacillus fluoroglycofenilyticus genome, the region TGCTTCTTTTTTCCAATTTTTAGCGATATAATAAAGTGCAATAATCGCAATTAATCCGATAAATGCTGGGATGTTTGATGCAGCGCTAAGGACACCTACTAATGCAACTGTCGTACTCATAATTTTTCCAAATACCGATGTACATTTTGTGTAGTAGTGTAAACCTGCTGCCACAAGTAGTCCTGAGAATAGTAAGCCGAGCATTGGTCCAAGTAACGCTAAGGCAATTAGAAAAGCAATGGAGCCTCCGATAAAGT harbors:
- a CDS encoding ABC transporter permease, giving the protein MKKFLYFIGGSIAFLIALALLGPMLGLLFSGLLVAAGLHYYTKCTSVFGKIMSTTVALVGVLSAASNIPAFIGLIAIIALYYIAKNWKKEANVVEASDDPFNNFEKEWAKISK